In the Desulfuromonas sp. DDH964 genome, ACTGTCAAGAAAAATGACTCATATAGAAGGCTTATTGAATGAATATGGCCTATATATGAGTCATTAATTGCAGTCTCATTCAAATTTGAAGATGTCGTCCAGATTGGTTTTCACCTTTTCGATGGACGCGGGCGGATTTTCTGCCGGGACGACCTCTTTGGGCGCGGGAGTTGGTGCCCGCTGCTTTTTCAAAGCGAGATAGGAGGCAAGTTGCTCCTGCCCTTGGGGTGTAGACAAAAAATGCCGCAACGCTTCAACGATAAAAGCGGATTGCTTCCTTGTCTTGCGCAATGCGTCCAGGGCCTTGATGACATTTGGATCGTGAACCGTCAACCTCAGCATCCGGTTTGCCATGCTGCTCCTCCTGGTTACCCATCGGCCAACGCGAAGCCCGCCGCATTGGCGAATTCAGGTTCCGGCAGGATTTTGATATTGACCCTGTTTGAGGAGATGGTGTCACGAATCAGGGTGGCACCACCGCCAAAGACCAGAACGTTGTCAAAGGCCGCTTTCAATCCTAGGTGTGCCTGGAGTTCGCCGTTGATGTCTCTCAGCACATCCTCGATGTAGGCTTTAGCCGCCGTTTCAATCTCCTTGCTGATGTCGTGCCGCTCGAATCCATATTGGATGTAGCCGTGTTCGATCAGATAGCTGACCTCGACCGGCGTGAAAGTGCGAGAGGGGGCAAGCTCCCTGATGTTCGGCAGCAGCAGCTGGATGGCCATCTGGTGAACCCCTCGTTTGTAAAAAGTGTCACCGTAGATGATATTCCTGTTTCCTGCCGCGAATAACGTGAAAATGACGGTATTGAATCCGATGTCCACAGCCAGAACGTTTCCATTGGTGCCGGGGTTCTGGTCAAGGAAGAGTCGAACTCCGCCGAGGCCCTGGGGCAGGACTCGAACATCCGGCCAGCCACTGCCATTCAGAACTTTGGTCAAGGTACTAACGACGCCGGCCGGGCGGTCCTTTTCTGCTGCCCAGGCTCCGTAGGGCAGGCCCACGATGAGGGGTGTCTCCTTGGGAACCTTGCCGGCATTGAACGCTG is a window encoding:
- a CDS encoding ParM/StbA family protein yields the protein MVFVCDLGFSALKWVYGEKRGRIISAYRRTHDGQILVGDDALMTAGSSYLKTVEDLVHFYPTFVDAAFNAGKVPKETPLIVGLPYGAWAAEKDRPAGVVSTLTKVLNGSGWPDVRVLPQGLGGVRLFLDQNPGTNGNVLAVDIGFNTVIFTLFAAGNRNIIYGDTFYKRGVHQMAIQLLLPNIRELAPSRTFTPVEVSYLIEHGYIQYGFERHDISKEIETAAKAYIEDVLRDINGELQAHLGLKAAFDNVLVFGGGATLIRDTISSNRVNIKILPEPEFANAAGFALADG